One window of the Streptomyces sp. ITFR-21 genome contains the following:
- a CDS encoding type 1 glutamine amidotransferase, protein MSESSLRVVWVYPDLLSTYGDQGNALVVERRALQRRVPVTRVDVRSDQPIPTSGDIYLIGGGEDRPQRLAAERLRRDGGLSRAVANGAIVFSVCAGYQILGHEFINDLGRPEPGLGLLDVVSTRGEGERCVGDVLADIDPRLNLPQLTGFENHQGVTHLGPTARPFARLRVGKGNGTGDGTEGAFNDTVFGTYMHGPVMARNPQIADLLIKLALDVNALPPVDDQWYEALRSERIAAAVQPA, encoded by the coding sequence CGACCTGCTGAGCACCTACGGCGACCAGGGCAACGCGCTGGTGGTGGAGCGGCGGGCGCTGCAGCGCCGGGTACCGGTCACCCGGGTCGACGTCCGCTCCGACCAGCCGATCCCGACCTCCGGGGACATCTACCTGATCGGCGGCGGCGAGGACCGCCCGCAGCGGCTGGCGGCCGAGCGGCTGCGCCGCGACGGCGGGCTGAGCCGGGCGGTCGCCAACGGCGCGATCGTCTTCTCGGTCTGTGCCGGCTACCAGATCCTGGGCCATGAGTTCATCAACGACCTCGGCCGCCCGGAGCCGGGTCTCGGACTGCTGGACGTGGTGAGCACCCGCGGCGAGGGCGAGCGGTGCGTCGGCGACGTGCTGGCCGATATCGACCCCCGGCTGAACCTGCCGCAGCTGACCGGTTTCGAGAACCACCAGGGCGTCACCCACCTCGGTCCGACCGCCCGCCCGTTCGCCCGGCTGCGGGTCGGCAAGGGCAACGGCACCGGCGACGGCACCGAGGGCGCCTTCAACGACACCGTCTTCGGCACGTACATGCACGGGCCGGTGATGGCCAGGAATCCGCAGATCGCGGACCTGCTGATCAAGCTCGCACTCGATGTCAACGCGCTGCCGCCGGTCGACGACCAGTGGTACGAGGCGCTGCGCAGCGAGCGGATCGCGGCGGCGGTCCAGCCGGCCTGA
- a CDS encoding 6-phosphofructokinase, with amino-acid sequence MRIGVLTSGGDCPGLNAVIRSVVHRAVVDHSDEVIGFHDGWKGLLEADYRKLDLDAVSGILARGGTILGSSRVQPAHLRDGVERARGHVRDLGLDAIIPIGGEGTLKAARLLSDAGLPIVGVPKTIDNDISSTDVTFGFDTAVGVATDALDRLKTTAESHQRVLIVEVMGRHTGWIALHSGMAAGAHAILVPERPFDVAELARVVGERFEAGKKFAIVVVSEGAKPRPGTMDFASGTTDVYGHERFSGVATQLSVELEERLGKEARPVILGHVQRGGTPTAYDRVLATRFGWHAVEAVHGGRFGMMTALRGTDIHLVPLAEAVEHLKTVPAERYTEAGCVL; translated from the coding sequence ATGCGTATTGGTGTGCTGACCAGCGGCGGCGACTGCCCCGGGCTGAACGCCGTCATCCGGTCCGTCGTGCACCGCGCCGTGGTGGACCACAGCGACGAGGTCATCGGCTTCCACGACGGGTGGAAGGGGCTGTTGGAAGCCGACTACCGCAAGCTCGACCTGGACGCGGTGAGCGGCATCCTGGCCCGTGGGGGCACCATACTCGGCTCCTCGCGGGTACAGCCGGCCCATCTGCGCGACGGCGTGGAGCGGGCCAGGGGCCATGTCCGGGACCTGGGCCTGGACGCGATCATCCCGATCGGCGGCGAGGGCACCCTCAAGGCGGCGCGGCTGCTGTCGGACGCGGGCCTGCCGATCGTGGGCGTGCCCAAGACCATCGACAACGACATCTCCTCCACCGATGTCACCTTCGGTTTCGACACCGCCGTCGGTGTGGCCACCGACGCGCTCGACCGGCTGAAGACCACCGCGGAGTCGCACCAGCGGGTGCTGATCGTGGAGGTCATGGGCCGGCACACCGGGTGGATCGCGCTGCACTCGGGTATGGCGGCCGGCGCGCACGCCATCCTGGTGCCCGAGCGGCCGTTCGACGTGGCGGAGCTGGCCAGGGTGGTCGGCGAGCGCTTCGAGGCCGGCAAGAAGTTCGCCATCGTGGTGGTCTCCGAGGGCGCCAAGCCGCGTCCTGGCACCATGGACTTCGCCTCCGGCACCACCGACGTCTACGGCCACGAGCGGTTCAGCGGCGTCGCCACCCAGCTGTCGGTGGAGCTGGAGGAGCGGCTCGGCAAGGAGGCCCGGCCGGTGATCCTCGGCCACGTGCAGCGCGGCGGCACGCCGACCGCGTACGACCGGGTGCTCGCCACCCGCTTCGGCTGGCACGCGGTGGAGGCGGTGCACGGCGGCCGGTTCGGCATGATGACGGCGCTGCGCGGCACCGACATCCACCTGGTACCGCTCGCCGAGGCCGTGGAGCACCTCAAGACCGTGCCGGCCGAGCGCTACACCGAGGCCGGGTGCGTGCTCTGA
- a CDS encoding cytochrome c oxidase assembly protein codes for MEHGGHGMHMDLPPFTLGRGLAFSAGDPFFLTGCLVLLALYGWGVLRLRLRGDHWSPGRTAAFATGVLTVGATMCTRLNDYGMVLFSVHMVQHMILSMLSPILLLLGAPVTLALRALPAAGRGRLGPRELLVRLLHSRFVRYATHPAFTIPLFVASLYGLYFTPLFDTLMATGAGHIAMMVHFLAVGLVFFWPIMGVDPGPHRPGYVMRMLELFAGMPFHAFFGIALMMASEPMVTTFAHPAASLGVDPLDDQTSAGGIAWAFSEVPSVIVLVALLFQWYMSEQRQARRSDRAADRDGDAELVAYNAYLASLDARGRG; via the coding sequence ATGGAACACGGCGGACACGGTATGCACATGGACCTGCCGCCGTTCACCCTCGGCCGGGGGCTGGCCTTCAGCGCCGGCGATCCGTTCTTCCTGACCGGCTGCCTGGTGCTGCTGGCGCTGTACGGGTGGGGGGTGCTGCGGCTGCGGCTGCGCGGCGACCACTGGTCGCCGGGCCGTACTGCGGCGTTCGCCACCGGGGTGCTGACGGTCGGTGCGACGATGTGCACCAGGCTCAACGACTACGGCATGGTGCTGTTCAGCGTGCACATGGTGCAGCACATGATCCTCAGCATGCTCTCGCCGATCCTGCTGCTGCTCGGCGCCCCGGTGACACTGGCGCTGCGGGCGCTGCCGGCCGCCGGGCGCGGGCGCCTCGGGCCGCGTGAGCTGCTGGTGAGACTGCTGCACAGCCGGTTCGTGCGGTACGCGACCCATCCGGCGTTCACCATCCCGCTGTTCGTGGCGAGCCTGTACGGGCTGTACTTCACCCCGCTGTTCGACACGCTGATGGCCACCGGGGCCGGGCACATCGCGATGATGGTGCACTTCCTCGCCGTCGGCCTGGTCTTCTTCTGGCCGATCATGGGCGTTGATCCCGGACCGCACCGGCCGGGCTACGTCATGCGGATGCTGGAGCTGTTCGCGGGGATGCCGTTCCACGCGTTCTTCGGGATCGCGCTGATGATGGCGAGCGAGCCGATGGTCACCACGTTCGCGCATCCCGCGGCGTCGCTGGGGGTCGACCCGCTGGACGACCAGACGTCGGCCGGCGGTATCGCCTGGGCGTTCAGCGAGGTCCCGTCGGTCATCGTGCTGGTGGCGCTGCTCTTCCAGTGGTACATGTCCGAGCAGCGGCAGGCCCGCCGCTCGGACCGGGCCGCGGACCGGGACGGCGACGCGGAACTCGTCGCGTACAACGCGTACCTGGCGTCGCTGGACGCGCGCGGCCGCGGCTGA
- a CDS encoding lysophospholipid acyltransferase family protein, whose amino-acid sequence MFYQVLKYVVLGPLLRLLFRPRIEGLENVPEHGGAIIAGNHLSFADHFVMPAILPRRITFLAKAEYFNGPGVRGRLTAAFFRGIGQIPVDRSGGKGGSAVDAALAVLGRGELLGIYPEGTRSPDGRLYRGRTGVAAMALRAGTPVIPCAMLGTFELQPPGRTLPRMGRVTIRFGRPLDFTRFAGMEGQRYAVRSVTDEIMYEIMALSGQEYVDRYAGEVKAGQPRQTRGRPRRGSS is encoded by the coding sequence GTGTTCTACCAGGTGCTGAAGTACGTGGTGCTGGGGCCGTTGCTGCGGCTGTTGTTCCGGCCGCGGATCGAGGGCCTGGAGAACGTGCCGGAGCACGGCGGCGCGATCATCGCGGGCAACCACCTCTCGTTCGCCGACCACTTCGTGATGCCGGCGATCCTGCCGCGGCGGATCACCTTCCTGGCGAAGGCCGAGTACTTCAACGGGCCCGGTGTCAGAGGCCGGCTGACCGCCGCCTTCTTCCGCGGCATCGGCCAGATCCCGGTGGACCGCTCCGGCGGCAAGGGCGGCTCCGCCGTCGACGCGGCCCTCGCGGTGCTGGGCCGCGGCGAGTTGCTGGGCATCTACCCGGAGGGCACCAGGTCGCCCGACGGTCGGCTCTACCGGGGCCGTACGGGAGTCGCGGCGATGGCGCTGCGGGCGGGGACGCCGGTGATCCCGTGCGCGATGCTGGGGACCTTCGAACTCCAGCCGCCCGGCCGGACCCTGCCCCGGATGGGCCGGGTGACCATCCGCTTCGGCCGCCCGCTGGACTTCACCCGGTTCGCCGGCATGGAGGGGCAGCGGTACGCGGTGCGGTCGGTGACCGACGAGATCATGTACGAGATCATGGCGCTGTCCGGGCAGGAGTACGTCGACCGGTACGCCGGCGAGGTCAAGGCCGGGCAGCCGCGGCAAACCCGGGGCCGGCCGCGCCGCGGCTCCTCCTGA
- a CDS encoding alpha/beta hydrolase, with product MRPTVGHALVLVSTAALLATALAAAPAATAGPPPAAAPVPGTVPEAVGQLIAARDARRRGVDWADCPAGWGLAAPVRCGWVTVPVDYAEPFGDTVRLAVDRAPSTGTPAERQGALVYNPGGPGGSGLRFPLRATTGAALWTKTARAYDFVGFDPRGVGHSAPVSCQDPREFAAAPKPDPVPGGEADKQAGRQRVAAYAEGCLRRTGAAVLARMTTADTARDLDVVRAALGERRLTYLGVSYGSYLGAVYASLFPAHVRRMIVDSVVNPARDRVWYRNNLDQDIAFQSRWQDWEDWVARYDTAYHLGGTRAEVQANWERLRAAAKARPVGGVVGPAELLGYFQNAPYYDSAWTAVASVWSRYRAGDTKALVDAAGPRPADTAGNTAAENGNAVYTEVECNDAQWPTSWPQWDRDSTALAAEFPFLTWSNAWLNLPCATWPVPQGTPVDVRSRRGLPAVLIVQSTDDAATPYGGALELHRRLAGSRLVTERDAGSHGVTGLVNPCVNSRVDDYLLTGALDGHDVVCGPHAAPAPAP from the coding sequence GTGCGACCGACTGTGGGACACGCGCTCGTGCTCGTCTCCACCGCAGCCCTGCTCGCGACCGCCCTCGCCGCCGCCCCGGCGGCGACCGCGGGACCGCCGCCGGCCGCGGCACCCGTCCCCGGCACCGTCCCGGAGGCCGTCGGCCAGCTGATCGCCGCCCGCGACGCCCGGCGGCGCGGCGTCGACTGGGCGGACTGCCCGGCCGGCTGGGGCCTGGCCGCGCCCGTGCGCTGCGGCTGGGTCACCGTGCCGGTGGACTACGCCGAGCCGTTCGGCGACACCGTGCGGCTCGCGGTGGACCGCGCGCCGAGCACCGGCACCCCCGCGGAACGGCAGGGCGCGCTGGTCTACAACCCCGGCGGCCCCGGCGGTTCGGGGCTGCGCTTCCCGCTGCGCGCCACCACCGGCGCGGCCCTGTGGACCAAGACCGCCAGGGCCTACGACTTCGTGGGTTTCGACCCGCGCGGCGTCGGCCACTCGGCGCCGGTCTCCTGCCAGGACCCGCGGGAGTTCGCCGCCGCGCCCAAGCCCGATCCGGTGCCGGGCGGCGAGGCCGACAAGCAGGCCGGGCGGCAACGCGTCGCCGCGTACGCCGAGGGCTGCCTGCGGCGCACCGGCGCGGCCGTGCTGGCCCGGATGACCACCGCCGACACCGCACGCGACCTCGACGTCGTCCGCGCGGCCCTCGGCGAGCGCCGGCTCACCTACCTCGGCGTCTCCTACGGCAGCTACCTGGGCGCGGTCTACGCAAGCCTGTTCCCCGCGCACGTGCGCCGGATGATCGTGGACAGCGTGGTCAACCCCGCCCGGGACCGGGTCTGGTACCGGAACAACCTCGACCAGGACATCGCCTTCCAGTCCCGCTGGCAGGACTGGGAGGACTGGGTGGCCCGGTACGACACCGCCTACCACCTCGGCGGCACCCGGGCCGAGGTGCAGGCGAACTGGGAGCGCCTGCGCGCCGCCGCGAAGGCCCGTCCCGTCGGCGGCGTCGTCGGCCCGGCCGAACTCCTCGGCTACTTCCAGAACGCGCCCTACTACGACTCGGCCTGGACCGCCGTCGCGAGCGTGTGGAGCCGCTACCGGGCCGGCGACACCAAGGCCCTGGTGGACGCGGCGGGACCGCGCCCCGCCGACACCGCGGGCAACACCGCGGCGGAGAACGGCAACGCCGTCTACACCGAGGTCGAGTGCAACGACGCCCAGTGGCCGACGAGTTGGCCGCAGTGGGACCGCGACAGCACCGCGCTCGCCGCCGAGTTCCCCTTCCTCACCTGGTCCAACGCGTGGCTGAACCTGCCCTGCGCCACCTGGCCGGTGCCGCAGGGCACCCCGGTGGACGTACGGTCGCGGCGCGGACTGCCGGCCGTGCTGATCGTGCAGAGCACCGACGACGCGGCGACCCCGTACGGCGGCGCGCTCGAACTCCACCGCAGGCTCGCCGGATCACGGCTGGTCACCGAACGGGACGCCGGATCGCACGGCGTCACCGGGCTGGTCAACCCCTGCGTCAACAGCCGGGTCGACGACTATCTGCTGACCGGCGCGCTCGACGGCCACGACGTGGTGTGCGGTCCGCACGCGGCGCCCGCGCCCGCCCCCTGA
- a CDS encoding urease accessory protein UreD, which yields MTARGATARGVSAVARIRAVADGRGGTALPLLAGEGPLALRRSRGGTVILVGAMSAPLGGDRLRVEAEVDRGARLVVGAAAATLALPALDGEPAAYDIRLTVGDDAALTWLPEPLISARGSSLRMTTLVELAATARLVLRDEQILGRHAEPPGDLATRLTVRRAGRPLLDQELVFGPAAPAWSGPAVLGPYRAVGQVLLVDPDLGSPPAKPLVLTADPADGRAALTPLAGPALLVTAVAADGLRLRRLLDQGLAAARNR from the coding sequence GTGACGGCACGCGGGGCGACCGCACGCGGCGTCAGCGCCGTCGCCCGGATCAGGGCCGTCGCCGACGGGCGGGGCGGCACCGCGCTGCCGCTGCTCGCCGGCGAGGGTCCGCTCGCCCTGCGCCGCTCCCGGGGCGGCACGGTGATCCTGGTCGGGGCGATGAGCGCGCCGCTGGGCGGCGACCGGCTGCGGGTCGAGGCCGAGGTCGACCGCGGCGCGCGGCTGGTGGTCGGAGCGGCCGCCGCGACCCTCGCGCTGCCCGCCCTGGACGGCGAACCGGCGGCGTACGACATCCGGTTGACCGTCGGCGACGACGCGGCGCTCACGTGGCTGCCGGAGCCGCTGATCTCGGCCCGCGGGAGCTCGCTGCGGATGACGACCCTGGTCGAACTCGCCGCGACCGCCCGGCTGGTGCTGCGCGATGAGCAGATACTGGGCCGGCACGCCGAACCCCCGGGCGACCTGGCCACCCGGCTCACCGTCCGCCGCGCGGGCCGCCCGCTGCTCGACCAGGAACTCGTCTTCGGCCCGGCAGCGCCCGCCTGGTCCGGGCCCGCCGTCCTCGGCCCGTACCGGGCGGTCGGCCAGGTCCTGCTGGTCGACCCGGACCTGGGGTCGCCCCCGGCCAAACCCCTGGTCCTCACCGCCGATCCGGCCGACGGCCGGGCCGCGCTGACCCCGCTGGCCGGCCCCGCGCTGCTGGTGACCGCGGTCGCCGCCGACGGCCTGCGGCTGCGCCGGCTGCTGGACCAGGGGCTGGCCGCGGCCCGCAACCGCTGA
- the ureG gene encoding urease accessory protein UreG: MHLDHPQIFPERYAHSAPETGTDGRRRALRIGLGGPVGSGKTATVAALCRTLRDEVAIGVVTNDIYTREDADFLLRNAVLPAERIVAVETGACPHTAIRDDISANLEAVEDLEEQVGPLDLVLVESGGDNLTATFSKGLVDAQIFVIDVAGGDDIPRKGGPGVTTADLLVVNKTDLAPYVGADLGRMARDAAAQRGELPVVFTSVAGPDGIAPIAAWIAERLAAWAPLAAT, encoded by the coding sequence ATGCATCTCGACCACCCCCAGATCTTCCCCGAGCGGTACGCGCACTCCGCCCCGGAAACGGGTACGGACGGGCGGCGCCGGGCGCTGCGGATCGGCCTCGGCGGCCCCGTGGGCTCCGGCAAGACGGCGACCGTGGCGGCACTGTGCCGCACGCTGCGCGACGAGGTCGCCATCGGGGTGGTGACCAACGACATCTACACCCGCGAGGACGCCGACTTCCTGCTGCGCAACGCCGTGCTGCCCGCCGAGCGGATCGTCGCCGTGGAGACCGGGGCGTGCCCGCACACCGCGATCAGGGACGACATCTCGGCCAACCTGGAGGCGGTCGAGGACCTGGAGGAGCAGGTCGGCCCGCTCGACCTGGTCCTGGTCGAGTCGGGGGGCGACAACCTGACGGCGACCTTCTCCAAGGGGCTGGTGGACGCGCAGATCTTCGTCATCGACGTGGCCGGCGGCGACGACATCCCGCGCAAGGGCGGCCCCGGGGTGACCACCGCCGACCTGCTGGTGGTCAACAAGACCGACCTCGCCCCCTACGTCGGCGCCGACCTGGGCCGGATGGCCCGGGACGCCGCCGCCCAGCGCGGGGAGCTGCCGGTGGTCTTCACCTCGGTCGCCGGGCCGGACGGCATCGCCCCGATCGCCGCCTGGATCGCCGAGCGGCTCGCCGCCTGGGCGCCGCTGGCGGCGACGTGA
- a CDS encoding urease accessory protein UreF, with product MTPPAARSALLLLADGRFPAGGHAHSGGAEAAVADGRVHDAATLAEFCRGRLHTTGLVAAALAAAATTGLDPLALDEAADARTPAPALRAVSRRLGRQLLRAARAAWPGPALDRVAADRPRGAHHPVVLGLTARAAGLQPLDAAHAAVYESGSAPATAAVRLLGLDPFHAAAVLAHLAPEMDEVAAAARAAAARAMTEGPAALPAVSAPLLDIAAEHHATWPVRLFAS from the coding sequence ATGACGCCGCCCGCCGCCCGTTCCGCCCTGCTGCTGCTCGCCGACGGCCGCTTTCCGGCCGGCGGCCACGCGCACTCCGGCGGCGCGGAGGCGGCGGTCGCCGACGGCCGGGTCCACGACGCGGCCACGCTCGCGGAGTTCTGCCGCGGCCGGCTGCACACCACCGGACTGGTCGCCGCCGCACTGGCCGCGGCGGCGACCACCGGACTCGACCCGCTCGCGCTGGACGAGGCGGCCGACGCCCGCACCCCCGCGCCGGCCCTGCGGGCGGTCTCCCGGCGGCTGGGCCGCCAGCTGCTGCGCGCCGCCCGCGCCGCCTGGCCCGGCCCCGCGCTCGACCGCGTCGCCGCCGACCGGCCCCGCGGCGCCCACCACCCCGTCGTCCTCGGCCTCACCGCCCGCGCGGCCGGCCTCCAGCCCCTGGACGCCGCGCACGCCGCCGTCTACGAGTCCGGCAGCGCGCCCGCCACCGCCGCCGTCCGCCTGCTCGGCCTCGACCCGTTCCACGCCGCCGCCGTCCTGGCGCACCTGGCCCCCGAGATGGACGAGGTCGCCGCCGCCGCCCGCGCCGCGGCCGCCCGCGCCATGACCGAGGGCCCGGCCGCGCTGCCCGCCGTGTCGGCCCCGCTGCTCGACATCGCCGCCGAACACCACGCGACCTGGCCGGTCAGACTGTTCGCCTCCTGA
- a CDS encoding urease subunit alpha, which yields MPELSRAVYADLFGPTTGDRIRLADTDLLIEVERDLSGGPGLAGDEAVFGGGKVIRESMGQGRTTRAEGAPDTVITGAVVLDHWGVVKADVGIRDGRIAALGKAGNPETMDGVHPDLVIGPETEVIAGNGRILTAGTIDAHVHFISPTLMTQALATGVTTVVGGGTGPAEGTKATTVTPGGWHLARMFAGLEAYPVNVGLLGKGNTVSERSMYDQLKAGAVGFKIHEDWGATPAAIDACLTVCERTGAQLAIHTDTLNEAGFVEDTLAAIAGRGIHAYHTEGAGGGHAPDIITVVSQPHVLPSSTNPTRPHTVNTVEEHLDMLMVCHHLNPAVPEDLAFAESRIRPSTIAAEDVLHDLGAISIISSDSQAMGRIGEVALRTWQTAHVMKRRRGALPGDGPADNHRARRYVAKYTINPAVAQGLDAEIGSVEAGKLADLVLWEPAFFGVKPQLVIKGGQIAYAQVGDANASIPTPQPMLPRPMFGGVGAAPALNSVNFVTEAALEDGLPERLGLGKNFVATRNTRALTKADMRENDALPVVEVEPDTFTVRIDGEVVEPAPAPELPMAQRYFLF from the coding sequence GTGCCTGAACTCTCCCGGGCCGTATACGCCGACCTTTTCGGCCCCACCACGGGCGACCGGATCCGGCTCGCCGACACCGACCTGCTGATCGAGGTCGAGCGCGACCTGTCCGGCGGACCGGGCCTGGCCGGGGACGAGGCGGTGTTCGGCGGCGGCAAGGTGATCCGCGAGTCCATGGGCCAGGGGCGCACCACCAGGGCCGAGGGCGCCCCCGACACGGTGATCACCGGAGCCGTCGTGCTCGACCACTGGGGCGTGGTCAAGGCGGACGTCGGCATCAGGGACGGCCGGATCGCCGCCCTCGGCAAGGCCGGCAACCCCGAGACGATGGACGGGGTGCACCCCGACCTCGTCATCGGCCCCGAGACCGAGGTGATCGCCGGCAACGGCAGGATCCTCACCGCCGGGACGATCGACGCCCACGTGCACTTCATCTCGCCCACCTTGATGACCCAGGCACTGGCCACCGGCGTCACCACCGTCGTCGGCGGCGGCACCGGCCCCGCCGAAGGCACCAAGGCCACCACCGTCACCCCCGGCGGCTGGCACCTGGCCCGGATGTTCGCCGGCCTGGAGGCGTACCCGGTCAACGTCGGGCTGCTCGGCAAGGGCAACACCGTCAGCGAGCGGTCCATGTACGACCAGCTGAAGGCCGGCGCGGTCGGCTTCAAGATCCACGAGGACTGGGGAGCCACCCCGGCGGCGATCGACGCGTGCCTGACGGTGTGCGAGCGGACCGGCGCCCAACTCGCCATCCACACCGACACACTGAACGAGGCCGGGTTCGTCGAGGACACTCTCGCGGCCATCGCCGGCCGAGGCATCCACGCCTACCACACCGAAGGCGCGGGAGGCGGGCACGCGCCCGACATCATCACCGTCGTCTCCCAGCCGCACGTCCTGCCCTCGTCCACCAACCCGACCCGGCCGCACACCGTCAACACCGTCGAGGAGCATCTCGACATGCTGATGGTCTGCCACCACCTCAACCCGGCGGTCCCGGAGGACCTGGCCTTCGCCGAGTCGCGCATCCGGCCGTCCACCATCGCCGCCGAGGACGTCCTGCACGACCTCGGCGCGATCAGCATCATCAGCTCCGACTCGCAGGCCATGGGCCGGATCGGCGAGGTCGCGCTGCGCACCTGGCAGACCGCGCACGTCATGAAGCGCCGGCGCGGGGCACTGCCGGGCGACGGCCCGGCCGACAACCACCGGGCCCGGCGCTACGTCGCCAAATACACCATCAATCCCGCGGTGGCACAGGGACTCGACGCCGAGATCGGCTCCGTCGAGGCGGGCAAGCTGGCCGACCTGGTGCTCTGGGAGCCCGCGTTCTTCGGCGTGAAACCGCAACTGGTCATCAAAGGCGGCCAGATCGCGTACGCGCAGGTGGGCGACGCCAACGCCTCCATCCCGACCCCGCAGCCCATGCTTCCCCGGCCGATGTTCGGCGGGGTCGGCGCCGCCCCCGCGCTGAACTCGGTCAACTTCGTCACCGAGGCGGCACTTGAGGACGGGCTGCCCGAACGGCTCGGACTCGGAAAAAACTTCGTCGCGACCCGCAACACCCGGGCGCTCACCAAGGCGGACATGCGGGAGAACGACGCGCTGCCGGTGGTTGAGGTGGAGCCCGACACCTTCACCGTCCGGATCGACGGCGAGGTGGTGGAGCCCGCGCCCGCCCCCGAACTGCCCATGGCCCAGCGGTACTTCCTCTTCTGA
- a CDS encoding urease subunit beta, giving the protein MIPGEILHAPDPVPLNAGRPVTRLAVLNAADRPIQVGSHYHFAEANPGLSFDRAAAHGLRLNIAAGTAVRFEPGIPAEVELVPVAGQRIVAGLRGRIAGPLDAAPGGDDTADPAGNGAERA; this is encoded by the coding sequence GTGATTCCCGGAGAGATCCTGCACGCGCCGGACCCGGTGCCGCTGAACGCCGGCCGCCCGGTCACCCGGCTGGCCGTGCTCAACGCCGCGGACCGGCCGATCCAGGTCGGCTCGCACTACCACTTCGCCGAGGCCAACCCGGGCCTGAGCTTCGACCGCGCGGCGGCCCACGGCCTGCGGCTGAACATCGCGGCCGGCACCGCCGTACGCTTCGAGCCCGGCATCCCCGCCGAGGTCGAACTGGTGCCCGTCGCCGGACAGCGGATCGTCGCGGGGCTGCGCGGCCGGATCGCCGGCCCGCTCGACGCGGCCCCCGGCGGCGACGACACGGCGGACCCCGCCGGGAACGGAGCCGAGCGTGCCTGA
- a CDS encoding urease subunit gamma produces MRLTPHEQERLLIHVAADVAARRRARGLRLNHPEAVALITAHLLEGARDGRTVAELMASGRTVLTREDVMEGIPEMIPDVQVEATFPDGTKLVTVHQPIV; encoded by the coding sequence GTGCGGTTGACCCCCCATGAGCAGGAACGGCTGCTCATCCATGTGGCCGCCGACGTGGCGGCCCGGCGGCGCGCCCGCGGGCTGCGGCTCAACCACCCGGAGGCGGTCGCCCTGATCACCGCCCACCTCCTGGAGGGCGCCCGCGACGGCCGGACCGTGGCCGAACTCATGGCGTCCGGCCGGACCGTGCTGACCCGGGAGGACGTCATGGAGGGCATCCCGGAGATGATCCCCGACGTACAGGTCGAGGCCACCTTCCCGGACGGCACCAAGCTCGTCACCGTCCACCAGCCGATCGTCTGA
- a CDS encoding type II toxin-antitoxin system Phd/YefM family antitoxin, which translates to MTHDVPVTQARAELAELINRVVYGGEQVVLTRHGKPLVALVSAADLQRLRDLDERPEERVISTVSTVGSRASATGERRRFGIAAERRGPDAR; encoded by the coding sequence ATGACCCATGACGTCCCGGTGACACAAGCGCGGGCCGAGCTCGCCGAGCTCATCAACCGCGTGGTCTACGGCGGTGAACAGGTGGTGCTGACCCGCCACGGCAAGCCGCTCGTCGCCCTGGTCTCGGCCGCCGACCTGCAACGACTGCGCGATCTCGACGAACGGCCGGAGGAGCGGGTGATCAGCACGGTGTCCACCGTCGGCTCCCGGGCGTCCGCCACGGGCGAACGCCGGCGGTTCGGCATCGCCGCCGAGCGGCGCGGTCCCGACGCGCGCTGA
- a CDS encoding ATP-dependent Clp protease proteolytic subunit, translating into MSYPTARYVLPEFTERSSNGVRTTDPYSKLLQERIVFLGTQIDDTSANDVMAQLIHLESAAPDQDISLYVNSPGGSFSAMTAIYDTMQFVSCDVATVCIGQAASAAAVLLAAGRPGKRMATPGARILIHQPSLGEAVRGPVSDLEIQAAEMLRTREQLETLLARHTGQDRARIRTDIERDKVFDAESAVAYGLVDRLTTSRKADAAPHTPR; encoded by the coding sequence ATGTCCTATCCCACCGCCCGCTATGTGCTGCCGGAGTTCACCGAGCGCAGCAGCAACGGGGTGCGCACCACGGACCCCTACTCCAAGCTGCTCCAGGAGCGGATCGTCTTCCTGGGCACGCAGATCGACGACACCTCGGCGAACGACGTGATGGCCCAGCTCATCCACCTGGAGAGCGCCGCCCCCGACCAGGACATCAGCCTGTACGTCAACTCCCCCGGCGGCTCCTTCTCGGCGATGACCGCGATCTACGACACCATGCAGTTCGTGTCCTGCGACGTGGCGACGGTGTGCATCGGCCAGGCGGCCTCCGCCGCAGCGGTGCTGCTGGCCGCCGGCCGGCCGGGCAAGCGGATGGCCACCCCGGGCGCCCGGATCCTGATCCACCAGCCGTCCCTGGGCGAGGCGGTCCGGGGCCCGGTCTCCGACCTGGAGATCCAGGCCGCGGAGATGCTGCGCACCCGCGAACAACTGGAGACGCTACTGGCCCGGCACACCGGCCAGGACCGCGCGCGGATCCGGACCGATATCGAGCGGGACAAGGTCTTCGACGCCGAGTCCGCCGTGGCGTACGGGCTCGTCGACCGGCTGACCACCAGCCGCAAGGCCGACGCGGCCCCGCACACCCCGCGGTGA